The Brachyspira sp. SAP_772 genome includes the window TATGGCAGTATATATTACACAAGCTATCAAACTTCTTTTATGAGAATGAGTTAGTGAAGAAACATTGTATATTATATTTATAACTTCACTACTTTCAAATAATTGACTATCAAAATATTTCTTTATGTAAAATGCAATAGGAAGTATCCTCATTAAAGAACCATTTCCATTGCTGTATTCATCATACTGTCCGCATTTTATAGGATTTTTTCCGATTTTATAATTATCTATAGCGTCACTTGTTGTTATTCCAATATCAAATGTATCTCCGTCAGCAGTATACTTACCATTATCATACCATAATACAAAACTATCCATAATATTATTATAATTTATATTTTTATTATTCAAATTATCAAGTAAACATAATGTTAAACTCGTATCATCAGACCAAATGCCTGCTTTTTTATTATGAGTGCCGTATCCAATCATATCTTTACAAGGATTATTTTTAATAATATCCCTAGAAATAAATTCATAAGGAACCCCTAAAGCATCACCAATAGCTAGACCCAATATTGCAGATTTAAGCTTATTTTCTAAACTCATATATTAATCCTTATTATAAAATTAACTAAACAAATTTATTATAAATATTTTTCTAATTATTAAAAGCATTTAAAATAAAATAGAAAAAATCTACTTATTCTTTAAGTTTATTATTTTTTATTGTACTTTTGGTTAAGTCAACCGTATACGCTTTGAGGACTTCGGTCAGATATTATTTCTATATGCA containing:
- a CDS encoding ADP-ribosylglycohydrolase family protein, translating into MSLENKLKSAILGLAIGDALGVPYEFISRDIIKNNPCKDMIGYGTHNKKAGIWSDDTSLTLCLLDNLNNKNINYNNIMDSFVLWYDNGKYTADGDTFDIGITTSDAIDNYKIGKNPIKCGQYDEYSNGNGSLMRILPIAFYIKKYFDSQLFESSEVINIIYNVSSLTHSHKRSLIACVIYTAIALNLINDMNIEEAINKALKDSFDYYKNEKELNNYKRIFESDFKKFNDVKIESSGYVVHTLEASIWILLNTSNYKDSVLKAVNFGDDTDTTAAVTGGLAGLYYGVDNIPSKWVDALINKELIINICNKFFDD